The Vespula pensylvanica isolate Volc-1 chromosome 5, ASM1446617v1, whole genome shotgun sequence genome includes a window with the following:
- the LOC122629605 gene encoding myosin-IIIb-like isoform X1, translating into MGDIIEMTGGGTNMAYHGLSQHVNFDVIPEPGDRFILEELIGEGTYGEVYSAYDKETDNKVAIKILENVADNIEEIEEEYLVLRDLSSHPNIPIFHGLYLKRAKPAQEEDQLWFVMELCTGGSVTDLVQGLKKRSTRLTDRQIAYILRETVEALIYLHGNHCMHRDVKGHNILLTEEARVKLVDFGVSSHLAETLARKNTSVGTPYWMAPEVIACEQQLDSSYDSRCDVWSVGITAIELAEGDPPLSELHPMRALFQIPRNPPPSLKNPDIHNPEVLDFIAECLVKDLEHRPFASELKEHPLLMNIESEIEEIRKELSNEIRRQRTDGRVQRQPEITTKHGKLKTDRKARPEKMYRDDLAALDMLSEDAIVDQLQHRYEQGQIYTYIGDILVAVNPFTNLGLYTGIEQRRYKGQARSDNPPHIFAVADAAYQALLHQRQNQAIVISGESGAGKTESANLLLKQLVYLSKAPNRNLEERILQINPIMEAFGNATTGINANSSRFGKYLDLTMTKGGKVTGARISVYLLEQSRVVAQAEGERNFHVFYYMYDGLAADNRLAEFHLDNSLREHHRYLTDRSHNSPNYVDKFQQLKVGFKVLGFRDSEVDTVYGVLAAILHLGDIEFAEVASEDNTDNKSRVIDTAPLDRVSKLLGVEPNDLLEALTSNSVMTRGETITRNNTVAEACAARDAMAKGLYGRLFDWMVNQINCLLCFNRSPNYEPLAIGLLDIFGFENFPRNSFEQLCINIANEQIQYYFNQHIFTWEQQEYMAEGIPVDLVEFSDNRPVLDMLLSKPMGLLALLDEESRFPRATNRSLIEKFHNNIKSKFYVRPKSDAVCFAVHHFAGRVVYQAEGFLEKNRNFLPPEVIQLVRQSQFDMVRFLFQCPITKTGNLYSAVHETDSRKLSQSNQNTKERYSSRGLASQSRAQQTVATYFRYSLMDLLQKMVSGSPQFVRCIKPNDSRSPRFFDKEKVVKQLRYTGVLETIRIRQNGFSHRIPFNEFLKRYCFLAFGYDERVVANRDNCRLLLIRLKMDGWALGKTKVFLKYYHVEFLSKMYEEQLKKIIMVQACVRRWLAKIRFNKQKWQFAISVVTLQRHIRGWLTRKHVEKEMLRKRAEEEATVLKKVQNEETLVLRRESRAEIARNDDENEISQTENSKENEAAVIIQSHFRGYSVRKRFGVESEEHFKKVLNDCDNQEDATRALIAEGVKDEDAEFIVQRWYKKEERVHKSPPPIKDPIHPKLRQADLIQFSQNVHMKNQDIHKNLRRNKPGVRLNDIEEPPTDYVRPDGFNMVQPILRYRSGSQPENEETIKYYRDLKEEMSSGSDFEEDEVGWDLPLIQLENDLHPSARSRTGQILEVSAERMDRLAAQGDFVVAPEQHLSEIWHKALRNPDESERKDNSEKSISTRTNDLHGKNVRPRGCNPYGRSLAVDSPRFNDRNGVQTRAADKYGDANHRRENFINGYRNELNWQSFANNGRIDQRKGLNALKITNGLKSNINDRQILYRASDTKQNGFLGRNNREKEGSNNNNNNNNNNNNNNNNNNINNNNKNHKNINNINNNNNQAKNGLDHFVVNQNAMNGRILLRKDLWKNGFGVPVDVRHLLRPTVVEKRQENRRVEYDAEDINGPYNFRQLLRPAEYLPTESLRKRKGGMACNNAAVISKDKIPEKHVKRKAPLAPDQNKIVVNVKK; encoded by the exons ATGGGTGATATAATCG agatGACCGGAGGTGGGACCAATATGGCGTATCATGGACTAAGTCAACACGTAAACTTCGACGTAATACCAGAGCCAGGAGATCGTTTCATTTTGGAGGAGCTTATAGGGGAAGGTACTTACGGCGAAGTGTATTCCGCTTACGATAAGGAAACTGACAACAAAGTGGCGATCAAGATCCTTGAAAATGTAGCTGATAATATAGAAGAGATCGAGGAGGAGTATCTAGTTTTAAGAGACCTAAGCTCGCATCCTAATATTCCAATATTTCATggattatatttgaaaagagCAAAACCTGCTCAGGAGGAGGATCAACTATGGTTCGTAATGGAG TTATGCACGGGAGGCTCGGTGACCGATCTTGTCCAGGGTTTAAAAAAACGTTCTACCCGTCTAACGGATAGGCAGATAGCATATATACTTCGAGAAACTGTCGAAGCATTGATTTATCTTCATGGTAATCACTGTATGCATCGAGATGTCAAAggtcataatattttattaaccgAAGAAGCACGAGTTAAACTGGTAGACTTCGGGGTTTCTTCTCATCTAGCCGAGACCTTGGCGAGGAAAAATACTTCCGTTGGTACGCCATATTGGATGGCACCCGAg GTAATCGCTTGCGAACAACAATTGGATTCTTCTTACGATTCACGATGCGACGTTTGGTCGGTTGGAATAACAGCGATAGAATTGGCCGAAGGTGATCCACCTTTGTCCGAACTTCATCCAATGAGAGCACTCTTTCAAATACCTAGAAATCCACCCCCGTCATTGAAAAATCCAGACATACATAATCCAGAGGTTTTGGACTTCATTGCCGAATGTCTCGTCAAGGATCTCGAACATCGACCGTTTGCTAGCGAACTCAAAGAGCATCCGTTGTTGATGAACATCGAATCTGAGATAGAGGAAATCAGGAAAGaactttcgaacgaaattcgTAGACAAAGAACCGATGGTAGAGTTCAAAGACAGCCGGAGATAACGACTAAACACGGCAAACTTAAAACCGATCGCAAAGCCAGGCCGGAGAAAATGTATAGGGATGATTTGGCTGCTCTTGACATGTTATCGGAGGACGCTATCGTTGATCAGTTACAGCATCGTTACGAGCAGGGACAGATTTACACTTACATCGGTGATATACTGGTCGCTGTTAATCCTTTTACCAATTTGGGCCTTTACACGGGAATC gAACAAAGAAGATACAAAGGTCAAGCAAGGTCGGACAATCCTCCACACATTTTTGCGGTCGCCGATGCCGCCTATCAAGCGTTACTTCATCAACGTCAAAATCAAGCGATCGTGATCAGCGGTGAATCAGGGGCaggaaagacagagagtgCGAATTTGTTGCTGAAACAATTGGTTTATCTTAGCAAAGCACCGAATCGTAATTTGGAGGAAAGAATTCTACAGATCAATCCGATAATGGAGGCTTTTGGGAACGCCACGACCGGTATTAACGCTAACTCATCTAGATTTGGAAAGTATTTGGATCTAACAATGACCAAAGGTGGCAAGGTCACTGGCGCAAGAATCTCCGTTTATCTTTTGGAACAATCTCGTGTGGTAGCTCAGGCCGA GGGCGAACGAAATTTTcatgtattttattacatgTACGACGGTTTAGCGGCTGACAATCGTTTAGCCGAATTTCATTTGGATAACAGCCTTCGGGAACATCATCGATATCTTACCGATCGTAGTCATAATTCTCCAAATTATGTCGATAAGTTTCAACAATTGAAAGTTGGCTTCAAAGTATTGGGCTTTCGGGATAGCGAAGTGGATACTGTTTATGGAGTATTGGCAGCTATACTTCATTTAGGGGATATCGAGTTTGCTGAAGTTGCCAGTGAGGATAATACGGATAACAAGAGTAGAGTTATAGACACTGCTCCTCTCGATAGAG TTTCGAAATTGCTGGGTGTCGAACCAAACGATTTATTGGAGGCTTTAACATCAAACTCGGTCATGACGAGAGGTGAAACGATCACGAGAAATAATACCGTAGCCGAAGCCTGTGCCGCACGAGATGCCATGGCTAAAGGACTCTACGGGAGACTCTTCGATTGGATGGTCAATCAAATAAATTGCTTGTTGTGCTTCAATCGTTCGCCCAATTACGAGCCGTTGGCTATCGGTTTGTTGGATATATTTGGCTTCGAAAATTTCCCACGGAATTCGTTCGAACAACTTTGCATAAATATAGCGAACGAACAGATTCAGTATTATTTCAATCAGCATATATTCACTTGGGAACAACAAGAGTACATGGCCGAGGGTATACCGGTCGATCTCGTTGAGTTTTCAGATAATCGACCGGTTCTAGATATGCTATTGAGCAAACCAATGGGTTTGTTGGCACTTTTGGACGAAGAAAGTCGTTTCCCTCGGGCGACCAATAGATCTTTGATAG AGAAATTTCACAACAACATAAAGTCCAAGTTCTACGTAAGACCAAAATCCGACGCTGTTTGTTTCGCGGTTCATCACTTCGCTGGACGTGTAGTTTACCAAGCCGAAGGATTCCTTGAGAAGAATAGAAACTTCCTGCCTCCTGAAGTAATACAACTTGTACGGCAATCTCAGTTCGACATGGTCCGCTTCTTGTTCCAGTGTCCGATCACCAAGACCGGCAACCTCTACTCGGCCGTCCATGAAACTGACTCGAGAAAGTTGTCGCAATCTAACCAAAATACAAAG gAACGTTACTCCAGTCGTGGCTTAGCATCGCAATCTAGAGCTCAGCAAACTGTAGCAACGTACTTCCGTTATTCCTTGATGGATCTTCTACAAAAAATGGTCTCGGGTTCTCCGCAATTCGTCAGATGTATCAAACCGAACGACTCGAGAAGTCCACGTTTCTTCGACAAGGAAAAAGTTGTAAAACAATTGAGATACACAGGAGTTTTGGAGACCATTCGAATAAGACAAAATGGCTTCTCTCATAGAATACCTTTCAACGAGTTTCTAAAAAG ATACTGTTTCCTCGCGTTTGGTTACGACGAACGAGTGGTAGCCAATCGTGACAATTGTCGATTACTTTTGATACGTTTGAAGATGGACGGTTGGGCATTGGGAAAgacaaaagtatttttaaaatattaccaCGTCGAATTCTTGTCGAAAATGTACGAGGAACAATTGAAGAAGATTATAATGGTACAAGCGTGCGTACGTAGATGGTTAGCAAAAATACGATTCAACAAACAAAAGTGGCAGTTCGCAATCTCTGTCGTTACTCTTCAACGACATATCAGAGGTTGGTTAACGCGTAAGCACGTTGAAAAGGAAATGTTGAGGAAACGTGCCGAAGAAGAAGCTACCGTGTTGAAGAAGGTTCAAA ATGAGGAAACTTTGGTATTGCGTAGAGAATCTAGAGCAGAGATTGCAAGGAACgatgatgaaaatgaaatatctcaGACGGAAAACTCGAAGGAGAACGAAGCTGCTGTTATTATACAGAGTC ACTTCAGAGGTTATTCCGTTCGCAAACGTTTTGGCGTGGAATCAGAGGAACATTTCAAAAAAGTTTTGAATGATTGCGATAATCAAGAAGACGCGACACGGGCATTGATCGCCGAGGGTGTTAAGGATGAGGACGCTGAGTTCATCGTACAGAGATGGTacaagaaagaggaaagggtgCACAAGTCACCACCGCCTATAAAGGATCCTATTCATCCTAAATTGAGACAAGCcgatttaattcaattttctcaAAAC gTTCACATGAAGAATCAAGATATTCATAAGAATCTTCGACGCAACAAACCGGGTGTCCGATTAAACGACATCGAGGAACCACCAACCGATTATGTTCGTCCCGATGGATTTAATATGGTACAACCAATTTTGCGATATCGAAGTGGTTCTCAACCTGAAAACGAGGAGACTATCAAATATTATCGGGATTTAAAAGAGGAAATGAGCAG TGGTTCGGACttcgaagaagacgaagttGGCTGGGACTTACCGTTGATACAGCTAGAAAATGACCTTCATCCTTCAGCGAG GAGTCGAACGGGTCAGATTCTGGAAGTGAGTGCCGAGAGGATGGATCGTCTGGCAGCTCAGGGCGACTTTGTGGTAGCACCGGAACAACATCTCTCCGAAATTTGGCACAAAGCTTTGAGAAATCCGGACGaatcagaaagaaaagacaattcGGAAAAATCCatcag TACAAGGACTAATGACCTGCATGGCAAGAACGTGCGGCCTAGAGGGTGCAATCCGTACGGTAGATCGCTTGCAGTCGACTCTCCGCGTTTCAACGATCGAAATGGCGTACAAACACGAGCAGCCGATAAATACGGTGATGCAAATCACCGACGAGAGAATTTCATAAATGGTTATAGGAATGAGTTGAATTGGCAGAGTTTCGCGAACAACGGAAGGATCGATCAGAGGAAGGGTTTGAATGCATTGAAGATTACGAATGGTTTGAAGAGTAACATTAACGACAGGCAAATATTGTATCGTGCCAGTGACACGAAACAGAACGGTTTCCTTGGTAGAAATAATcgggagaaggaaggaagtaacaacaacaataacaataacaataataataataataataataataataataatattaataacaataataaaaatcataagaatattaataacataaataacaacaacaatcagGCGAAAAATGGTCTGGACCATTTCGTCGTTAATCAGAATGCTATGAACGGAAGGATACTTTTACGAAAGGATTTGTGGAAGAACGGATTCGGTGTTCCAGTCGACGTGAGACATTTATTAAGACCGACTGTCGTCGAAAAGCGACAAGAGAATCGTCGAGTAGAATACGATGCGGAGGACATTAATGGACCGTACAATTTCAGACAGCTATTGAGACCAGCCGAGTATCTTCCAACCGAGTCccttagaaagagaaaaggtggAATGGCCTGTAACAATGCTGCTGTTATCAGTAAAGATAAAATACCGGAAAAACACGTTAAGAGAAAAGCTCCTCTAGCACCCGATCAGAACAAAATTGTTGTCaatgttaaaaaatga
- the LOC122629605 gene encoding myosin-IIIb-like isoform X3, with the protein MGDIIEMTGGGTNMAYHGLSQHVNFDVIPEPGDRFILEELIGEGTYGEVYSAYDKETDNKVAIKILENVADNIEEIEEEYLVLRDLSSHPNIPIFHGLYLKRAKPAQEEDQLWFVMELCTGGSVTDLVQGLKKRSTRLTDRQIAYILRETVEALIYLHGNHCMHRDVKGHNILLTEEARVKLVDFGVSSHLAETLARKNTSVGTPYWMAPEVIACEQQLDSSYDSRCDVWSVGITAIELAEGDPPLSELHPMRALFQIPRNPPPSLKNPDIHNPEVLDFIAECLVKDLEHRPFASELKEHPLLMNIESEIEEIRKELSNEIRRQRTDGRVQRQPEITTKHGKLKTDRKARPEKMYRDDLAALDMLSEDAIVDQLQHRYEQGQIYTYIGDILVAVNPFTNLGLYTGIEQRRYKGQARSDNPPHIFAVADAAYQALLHQRQNQAIVISGESGAGKTESANLLLKQLVYLSKAPNRNLEERILQINPIMEAFGNATTGINANSSRFGKYLDLTMTKGGKVTGARISVYLLEQSRVVAQAEGERNFHVFYYMYDGLAADNRLAEFHLDNSLREHHRYLTDRSHNSPNYVDKFQQLKVGFKVLGFRDSEVDTVYGVLAAILHLGDIEFAEVASEDNTDNKSRVIDTAPLDRVSKLLGVEPNDLLEALTSNSVMTRGETITRNNTVAEACAARDAMAKGLYGRLFDWMVNQINCLLCFNRSPNYEPLAIGLLDIFGFENFPRNSFEQLCINIANEQIQYYFNQHIFTWEQQEYMAEGIPVDLVEFSDNRPVLDMLLSKPMGLLALLDEESRFPRATNRSLIEKFHNNIKSKFYVRPKSDAVCFAVHHFAGRVVYQAEGFLEKNRNFLPPEVIQLVRQSQFDMVRFLFQCPITKTGNLYSAVHETDSRKLSQSNQNTKERYSSRGLASQSRAQQTVATYFRYSLMDLLQKMVSGSPQFVRCIKPNDSRSPRFFDKEKVVKQLRYTGVLETIRIRQNGFSHRIPFNEFLKRYCFLAFGYDERVVANRDNCRLLLIRLKMDGWALGKTKVFLKYYHVEFLSKMYEEQLKKIIMVQACVRRWLAKIRFNKQKWQFAISVVTLQRHIRGWLTRKHVEKEMLRKRAEEEATVLKKVQNEETLVLRRESRAEIARNDDENEISQTENSKENEAAVIIQSHFRGYSVRKRFGVESEEHFKKVLNDCDNQEDATRALIAEGVKDEDAEFIVQRWYKKEERVHKSPPPIKDPIHPKLRQADLIQFSQNVHMKNQDIHKNLRRNKPGVRLNDIEEPPTDYVRPDGFNMVQPILRYRSGSQPENEETIKYYRDLKEEMSRSRTGQILEVSAERMDRLAAQGDFVVAPEQHLSEIWHKALRNPDESERKDNSEKSISTRTNDLHGKNVRPRGCNPYGRSLAVDSPRFNDRNGVQTRAADKYGDANHRRENFINGYRNELNWQSFANNGRIDQRKGLNALKITNGLKSNINDRQILYRASDTKQNGFLGRNNREKEGSNNNNNNNNNNNNNNNNNNINNNNKNHKNINNINNNNNQAKNGLDHFVVNQNAMNGRILLRKDLWKNGFGVPVDVRHLLRPTVVEKRQENRRVEYDAEDINGPYNFRQLLRPAEYLPTESLRKRKGGMACNNAAVISKDKIPEKHVKRKAPLAPDQNKIVVNVKK; encoded by the exons ATGGGTGATATAATCG agatGACCGGAGGTGGGACCAATATGGCGTATCATGGACTAAGTCAACACGTAAACTTCGACGTAATACCAGAGCCAGGAGATCGTTTCATTTTGGAGGAGCTTATAGGGGAAGGTACTTACGGCGAAGTGTATTCCGCTTACGATAAGGAAACTGACAACAAAGTGGCGATCAAGATCCTTGAAAATGTAGCTGATAATATAGAAGAGATCGAGGAGGAGTATCTAGTTTTAAGAGACCTAAGCTCGCATCCTAATATTCCAATATTTCATggattatatttgaaaagagCAAAACCTGCTCAGGAGGAGGATCAACTATGGTTCGTAATGGAG TTATGCACGGGAGGCTCGGTGACCGATCTTGTCCAGGGTTTAAAAAAACGTTCTACCCGTCTAACGGATAGGCAGATAGCATATATACTTCGAGAAACTGTCGAAGCATTGATTTATCTTCATGGTAATCACTGTATGCATCGAGATGTCAAAggtcataatattttattaaccgAAGAAGCACGAGTTAAACTGGTAGACTTCGGGGTTTCTTCTCATCTAGCCGAGACCTTGGCGAGGAAAAATACTTCCGTTGGTACGCCATATTGGATGGCACCCGAg GTAATCGCTTGCGAACAACAATTGGATTCTTCTTACGATTCACGATGCGACGTTTGGTCGGTTGGAATAACAGCGATAGAATTGGCCGAAGGTGATCCACCTTTGTCCGAACTTCATCCAATGAGAGCACTCTTTCAAATACCTAGAAATCCACCCCCGTCATTGAAAAATCCAGACATACATAATCCAGAGGTTTTGGACTTCATTGCCGAATGTCTCGTCAAGGATCTCGAACATCGACCGTTTGCTAGCGAACTCAAAGAGCATCCGTTGTTGATGAACATCGAATCTGAGATAGAGGAAATCAGGAAAGaactttcgaacgaaattcgTAGACAAAGAACCGATGGTAGAGTTCAAAGACAGCCGGAGATAACGACTAAACACGGCAAACTTAAAACCGATCGCAAAGCCAGGCCGGAGAAAATGTATAGGGATGATTTGGCTGCTCTTGACATGTTATCGGAGGACGCTATCGTTGATCAGTTACAGCATCGTTACGAGCAGGGACAGATTTACACTTACATCGGTGATATACTGGTCGCTGTTAATCCTTTTACCAATTTGGGCCTTTACACGGGAATC gAACAAAGAAGATACAAAGGTCAAGCAAGGTCGGACAATCCTCCACACATTTTTGCGGTCGCCGATGCCGCCTATCAAGCGTTACTTCATCAACGTCAAAATCAAGCGATCGTGATCAGCGGTGAATCAGGGGCaggaaagacagagagtgCGAATTTGTTGCTGAAACAATTGGTTTATCTTAGCAAAGCACCGAATCGTAATTTGGAGGAAAGAATTCTACAGATCAATCCGATAATGGAGGCTTTTGGGAACGCCACGACCGGTATTAACGCTAACTCATCTAGATTTGGAAAGTATTTGGATCTAACAATGACCAAAGGTGGCAAGGTCACTGGCGCAAGAATCTCCGTTTATCTTTTGGAACAATCTCGTGTGGTAGCTCAGGCCGA GGGCGAACGAAATTTTcatgtattttattacatgTACGACGGTTTAGCGGCTGACAATCGTTTAGCCGAATTTCATTTGGATAACAGCCTTCGGGAACATCATCGATATCTTACCGATCGTAGTCATAATTCTCCAAATTATGTCGATAAGTTTCAACAATTGAAAGTTGGCTTCAAAGTATTGGGCTTTCGGGATAGCGAAGTGGATACTGTTTATGGAGTATTGGCAGCTATACTTCATTTAGGGGATATCGAGTTTGCTGAAGTTGCCAGTGAGGATAATACGGATAACAAGAGTAGAGTTATAGACACTGCTCCTCTCGATAGAG TTTCGAAATTGCTGGGTGTCGAACCAAACGATTTATTGGAGGCTTTAACATCAAACTCGGTCATGACGAGAGGTGAAACGATCACGAGAAATAATACCGTAGCCGAAGCCTGTGCCGCACGAGATGCCATGGCTAAAGGACTCTACGGGAGACTCTTCGATTGGATGGTCAATCAAATAAATTGCTTGTTGTGCTTCAATCGTTCGCCCAATTACGAGCCGTTGGCTATCGGTTTGTTGGATATATTTGGCTTCGAAAATTTCCCACGGAATTCGTTCGAACAACTTTGCATAAATATAGCGAACGAACAGATTCAGTATTATTTCAATCAGCATATATTCACTTGGGAACAACAAGAGTACATGGCCGAGGGTATACCGGTCGATCTCGTTGAGTTTTCAGATAATCGACCGGTTCTAGATATGCTATTGAGCAAACCAATGGGTTTGTTGGCACTTTTGGACGAAGAAAGTCGTTTCCCTCGGGCGACCAATAGATCTTTGATAG AGAAATTTCACAACAACATAAAGTCCAAGTTCTACGTAAGACCAAAATCCGACGCTGTTTGTTTCGCGGTTCATCACTTCGCTGGACGTGTAGTTTACCAAGCCGAAGGATTCCTTGAGAAGAATAGAAACTTCCTGCCTCCTGAAGTAATACAACTTGTACGGCAATCTCAGTTCGACATGGTCCGCTTCTTGTTCCAGTGTCCGATCACCAAGACCGGCAACCTCTACTCGGCCGTCCATGAAACTGACTCGAGAAAGTTGTCGCAATCTAACCAAAATACAAAG gAACGTTACTCCAGTCGTGGCTTAGCATCGCAATCTAGAGCTCAGCAAACTGTAGCAACGTACTTCCGTTATTCCTTGATGGATCTTCTACAAAAAATGGTCTCGGGTTCTCCGCAATTCGTCAGATGTATCAAACCGAACGACTCGAGAAGTCCACGTTTCTTCGACAAGGAAAAAGTTGTAAAACAATTGAGATACACAGGAGTTTTGGAGACCATTCGAATAAGACAAAATGGCTTCTCTCATAGAATACCTTTCAACGAGTTTCTAAAAAG ATACTGTTTCCTCGCGTTTGGTTACGACGAACGAGTGGTAGCCAATCGTGACAATTGTCGATTACTTTTGATACGTTTGAAGATGGACGGTTGGGCATTGGGAAAgacaaaagtatttttaaaatattaccaCGTCGAATTCTTGTCGAAAATGTACGAGGAACAATTGAAGAAGATTATAATGGTACAAGCGTGCGTACGTAGATGGTTAGCAAAAATACGATTCAACAAACAAAAGTGGCAGTTCGCAATCTCTGTCGTTACTCTTCAACGACATATCAGAGGTTGGTTAACGCGTAAGCACGTTGAAAAGGAAATGTTGAGGAAACGTGCCGAAGAAGAAGCTACCGTGTTGAAGAAGGTTCAAA ATGAGGAAACTTTGGTATTGCGTAGAGAATCTAGAGCAGAGATTGCAAGGAACgatgatgaaaatgaaatatctcaGACGGAAAACTCGAAGGAGAACGAAGCTGCTGTTATTATACAGAGTC ACTTCAGAGGTTATTCCGTTCGCAAACGTTTTGGCGTGGAATCAGAGGAACATTTCAAAAAAGTTTTGAATGATTGCGATAATCAAGAAGACGCGACACGGGCATTGATCGCCGAGGGTGTTAAGGATGAGGACGCTGAGTTCATCGTACAGAGATGGTacaagaaagaggaaagggtgCACAAGTCACCACCGCCTATAAAGGATCCTATTCATCCTAAATTGAGACAAGCcgatttaattcaattttctcaAAAC gTTCACATGAAGAATCAAGATATTCATAAGAATCTTCGACGCAACAAACCGGGTGTCCGATTAAACGACATCGAGGAACCACCAACCGATTATGTTCGTCCCGATGGATTTAATATGGTACAACCAATTTTGCGATATCGAAGTGGTTCTCAACCTGAAAACGAGGAGACTATCAAATATTATCGGGATTTAAAAGAGGAAATGAGCAG GAGTCGAACGGGTCAGATTCTGGAAGTGAGTGCCGAGAGGATGGATCGTCTGGCAGCTCAGGGCGACTTTGTGGTAGCACCGGAACAACATCTCTCCGAAATTTGGCACAAAGCTTTGAGAAATCCGGACGaatcagaaagaaaagacaattcGGAAAAATCCatcag TACAAGGACTAATGACCTGCATGGCAAGAACGTGCGGCCTAGAGGGTGCAATCCGTACGGTAGATCGCTTGCAGTCGACTCTCCGCGTTTCAACGATCGAAATGGCGTACAAACACGAGCAGCCGATAAATACGGTGATGCAAATCACCGACGAGAGAATTTCATAAATGGTTATAGGAATGAGTTGAATTGGCAGAGTTTCGCGAACAACGGAAGGATCGATCAGAGGAAGGGTTTGAATGCATTGAAGATTACGAATGGTTTGAAGAGTAACATTAACGACAGGCAAATATTGTATCGTGCCAGTGACACGAAACAGAACGGTTTCCTTGGTAGAAATAATcgggagaaggaaggaagtaacaacaacaataacaataacaataataataataataataataataataataatattaataacaataataaaaatcataagaatattaataacataaataacaacaacaatcagGCGAAAAATGGTCTGGACCATTTCGTCGTTAATCAGAATGCTATGAACGGAAGGATACTTTTACGAAAGGATTTGTGGAAGAACGGATTCGGTGTTCCAGTCGACGTGAGACATTTATTAAGACCGACTGTCGTCGAAAAGCGACAAGAGAATCGTCGAGTAGAATACGATGCGGAGGACATTAATGGACCGTACAATTTCAGACAGCTATTGAGACCAGCCGAGTATCTTCCAACCGAGTCccttagaaagagaaaaggtggAATGGCCTGTAACAATGCTGCTGTTATCAGTAAAGATAAAATACCGGAAAAACACGTTAAGAGAAAAGCTCCTCTAGCACCCGATCAGAACAAAATTGTTGTCaatgttaaaaaatga